A region from the Syntrophorhabdaceae bacterium genome encodes:
- a CDS encoding transcription antitermination factor NusB, with protein MKRGSGDWRIWPIGDNFGHLLRAISIRIIRDVETGRFLDETIDAIFSRSRLNEGQRALIYQITSGVVRHRGYLEFVLSRYTTKPIDRDVRYLLWITIYQAGFMKKAHYHVINEAVDYAKNEKGKFVAGFVNAVLRRFINDGELQGLPPGEAARYAFPRWLIDRWTDRYGKEDTEKLLITLNDEPLFTLRVNTLKTTVNKAMQDLAAGGIEARTGSVSPCALIVRRLSPVIASTLFQDGLLSVQGEASQLAGMAVAAAGGTSILDACSGSGTKTKQIAELCRERRVISMDNDMKRLKLSSLTGRIVCADALMAPFRPGTFDTILVDPPCSSLGIIRKHPEIKWRRKEEDIPRFGALQLSFLRTLWDLLRQGGRMVYSVCSFEPEETMDVIDNLAKDKKFVLENPLPFRFNKDCFISLPHETAMDGFFIARIRKL; from the coding sequence TTGAAGAGAGGATCAGGAGACTGGAGGATATGGCCTATCGGCGATAACTTCGGACATCTCCTCAGGGCCATTTCAATCCGCATCATTCGCGATGTTGAAACAGGCAGGTTTCTCGATGAGACCATTGACGCGATCTTTTCTCGTTCACGCCTGAACGAGGGTCAACGGGCACTCATATACCAGATAACCTCGGGGGTGGTGCGTCATCGGGGATATCTTGAGTTTGTCCTTTCCCGGTACACCACGAAGCCGATAGACAGGGACGTCCGGTACCTTCTGTGGATAACCATCTACCAGGCGGGCTTCATGAAGAAAGCCCACTATCACGTAATCAACGAGGCCGTCGACTACGCTAAGAACGAAAAGGGGAAATTCGTCGCCGGTTTCGTCAACGCGGTCCTGAGGCGGTTCATCAATGACGGGGAGCTTCAGGGCCTGCCACCCGGCGAGGCCGCGCGCTACGCCTTCCCCCGGTGGCTCATAGACCGCTGGACGGATAGGTACGGTAAGGAAGACACCGAAAAGCTCCTTATAACCCTCAACGATGAGCCCCTGTTCACTCTCAGGGTCAACACGCTGAAAACCACTGTCAATAAGGCCATGCAAGACCTCGCGGCGGGAGGGATCGAGGCGCGTACCGGGAGCGTTTCGCCCTGTGCCCTCATTGTCCGTCGCCTTTCACCGGTCATTGCAAGCACCCTCTTTCAGGACGGGCTTTTGAGCGTTCAGGGAGAGGCGTCCCAACTTGCGGGCATGGCCGTTGCGGCGGCGGGAGGGACGAGCATTCTGGACGCCTGTTCCGGTTCGGGGACCAAAACGAAACAAATCGCCGAACTGTGCCGCGAAAGACGGGTCATTTCCATGGACAACGACATGAAACGCCTCAAGCTGTCATCTCTGACGGGCAGGATCGTATGCGCAGACGCCCTTATGGCGCCTTTCAGGCCCGGAACCTTCGATACGATCCTCGTGGATCCACCCTGCTCGTCGCTTGGCATCATCCGCAAGCACCCCGAGATCAAGTGGCGGAGGAAGGAGGAGGATATTCCCCGGTTCGGGGCATTGCAGCTCTCATTCCTTCGGACACTGTGGGACCTCTTGCGCCAGGGCGGACGGATGGTCTACAGCGTCTGTTCCTTCGAGCCCGAAGAGACCATGGATGTCATTGATAACCTGGCAAAAGACAAGAAGTTTGTACTTGAAAATCCACTCCCGTTCCGGTTTAATAAGGATTGTTTTATCTCGTTACCGCATGAAACGGCTATGGACGGTTTCTTTATAGCACGAATAAGAAAGCTATGA
- a CDS encoding PASTA domain-containing protein codes for MKLIKIVFYIVAPIFVFGLSTYLTISLVLKFQQTTICPDVRGKTVENARELLRKQGLALVVLRYERRNDVPYNHITVQKPDANISTKKGRVVYVIVSEGPELMKTPGFLGLTLEEAQPVFSEKHLALEKTVMVPHPKTGKIIAQLPPQGTDILEYGKVTLFVGTAPRSYYLMADTRNINYNELADELESKGIRYRINYARADRASSRNGIEYSILPRTIFNSTEEIVINIY; via the coding sequence ATGAAGCTCATAAAAATAGTATTTTATATTGTGGCACCCATCTTCGTCTTCGGCCTGTCGACATACCTGACGATAAGTCTCGTCCTCAAGTTCCAACAAACCACCATCTGTCCGGATGTACGGGGAAAGACCGTCGAGAATGCCCGGGAACTCCTGAGGAAACAGGGGCTCGCCCTTGTCGTCCTGAGATATGAACGGCGAAATGACGTGCCCTACAACCATATAACGGTCCAGAAACCCGATGCCAACATCTCCACCAAGAAAGGCAGGGTGGTCTACGTTATCGTCTCCGAAGGACCGGAGCTCATGAAAACGCCGGGGTTTCTGGGGCTCACCCTCGAGGAGGCCCAGCCGGTCTTCAGCGAAAAACATCTCGCCCTTGAAAAGACGGTCATGGTCCCCCACCCTAAAACGGGTAAGATCATTGCGCAACTGCCGCCTCAGGGAACGGACATCCTCGAATACGGCAAGGTCACCCTTTTCGTCGGCACTGCCCCGAGGTCCTACTATCTCATGGCCGACACCCGCAACATCAATTACAACGAACTTGCCGACGAATTGGAATCCAAGGGAATCAGATACAGGATCAATTACGCCAGAGCCGACCGGGCATCGTCCCGCAACGGCATAGAGTATTCCATACTTCCCAGAACGATATTCAATTCTACCGAGGAGATAGTCATCAATATCTACTGA
- the rpe gene encoding ribulose-phosphate 3-epimerase, whose product MKDILIAPSILSCDFLRLGQEIEDVERAGADLIHVDVMDGHFVPNITIGPMFVEALRRINKKPLDVHLMIENPAQYVQEFARAGSDIITIHAETDNHLFRTLDVIKESGARAGISFNPATPLNQLEHVIHIVDLVLVMTVNPGFGGQKYIPAMAGKISQARRMIDEAGRYIDLEVDGGIKASNAAEVVKAGGNMLVMGTEIFHSEDYRKKIEEVRDKIGR is encoded by the coding sequence ATGAAAGATATCCTCATCGCGCCGTCCATTCTCTCCTGCGATTTCCTGCGCCTCGGCCAGGAGATCGAGGACGTTGAGCGGGCAGGCGCTGACCTTATCCACGTAGATGTTATGGACGGTCATTTCGTCCCCAATATCACCATCGGCCCAATGTTTGTCGAGGCACTGCGCAGGATCAACAAGAAACCCCTCGATGTCCACCTGATGATAGAGAACCCCGCGCAATACGTGCAGGAGTTCGCGCGGGCCGGATCCGATATTATTACAATACACGCCGAGACGGACAACCATCTATTCAGGACCCTTGATGTCATCAAGGAGTCGGGAGCACGGGCGGGCATATCCTTCAATCCTGCGACGCCGTTAAACCAGCTCGAGCACGTCATCCACATCGTCGACCTCGTCCTTGTCATGACCGTCAATCCCGGCTTCGGGGGTCAGAAATATATCCCCGCGATGGCGGGAAAGATAAGCCAGGCGCGCAGGATGATCGATGAGGCCGGCAGGTACATAGACCTCGAGGTCGACGGCGGCATCAAGGCAAGCAACGCCGCCGAGGTCGTCAAGGCGGGGGGCAACATGCTCGTTATGGGAACGGAGATATTCCACAGCGAAGATTACCGGAAAAAGATTGAAGAGGTCAGAGACAAGATCGGCCGGTGA
- a CDS encoding DUF3786 domain-containing protein — translation MELKRQKTYKGVFDSARDELMKSAMEEKFFLAGLRHERNGGALRVHVPFFDETIVLGIPGFTFSSSRDANVTLVSKIIILHYINTASGIPLTGEKVAYGDIPACMHYDPVFEKRVLRPLVRAFGYDRHAFLDAGLGLGAREEQFGDASLTLFAFPKVPVTFVLWEGDGEFPPSAKALFDPSITGYLPLEDIVVISKLAAGRILKTAMKNLAEEV, via the coding sequence ATGGAACTCAAACGACAAAAAACATACAAGGGTGTCTTCGACAGCGCTCGCGACGAACTCATGAAAAGCGCCATGGAAGAGAAGTTCTTCCTCGCAGGTTTACGCCATGAGCGAAACGGCGGCGCTCTGCGGGTTCATGTCCCCTTTTTCGACGAAACCATCGTCCTTGGCATTCCCGGATTCACCTTCTCCAGCTCGAGAGACGCCAATGTCACTCTCGTCTCGAAGATCATTATCCTCCACTACATAAACACCGCTTCAGGAATCCCCTTGACGGGCGAAAAGGTCGCCTATGGGGACATTCCGGCATGCATGCATTATGATCCCGTCTTTGAGAAAAGGGTGCTCAGGCCTCTTGTCAGGGCATTCGGCTATGACAGGCATGCTTTTCTTGACGCAGGCCTCGGCCTTGGGGCAAGAGAAGAACAATTCGGCGACGCCTCTCTCACGCTTTTCGCCTTTCCGAAGGTGCCCGTCACCTTTGTTCTCTGGGAAGGGGACGGTGAATTTCCTCCATCCGCCAAGGCGCTTTTCGATCCTTCTATCACGGGTTATCTGCCGCTTGAGGATATAGTCGTCATCTCGAAACTTGCTGCCGGCAGGATTCTGAAGACGGCCATGAAGAACCTGGCCGAGGAGGTGTGA
- a CDS encoding MBL fold metallo-hydrolase encodes MIFKQFNFDGCLAYVIACDSEKKGAIIDPSHELAPFLDFAGSHELTITHVIDTHTHVDHVSLAQELADRLGAKTVMNRNTPAQREIGAKVTDLFGIEKVLADNARKRIDIHLGDDDTLSIGNITLRVIETKGHTQDHMCLLAGDRLFTGDVLMIGQCGRTDLPGGSSGDMYGSLFDRIMPLSDDLIVYPAHDYRGNINSSLGYEKVNNVCLKTHRTAHEFEEFLKGLFPPLDAKTGKLQCGLSNTEPAQSGELGPLMKSFCVSMESILATPHGETVIQTEDLLHRIEKKERLFLVDVREPKELNETGFIEGAVNIPVREVALRIGEFPKDLDSPIVVYCASGSRSSHAAVYLRAYGYRNARNLEYGIHGWTDRNYPLVKS; translated from the coding sequence ATGATATTCAAGCAGTTCAATTTCGATGGATGTCTCGCATATGTCATCGCCTGCGACAGCGAGAAGAAAGGGGCGATCATCGACCCTTCTCATGAACTGGCTCCTTTCCTGGATTTCGCCGGATCCCATGAGCTCACCATAACCCACGTGATCGATACCCATACGCATGTCGATCATGTCTCCCTCGCACAGGAGCTTGCAGACAGGCTTGGAGCAAAGACGGTCATGAACAGGAACACCCCGGCGCAGAGGGAAATAGGAGCGAAGGTCACTGACCTCTTCGGGATAGAGAAGGTCCTCGCCGACAACGCCCGCAAGAGGATAGATATCCATCTCGGCGACGATGATACGCTATCCATCGGCAACATCACATTGCGGGTGATCGAAACGAAGGGGCACACACAGGACCACATGTGCCTCCTCGCCGGCGACCGGCTCTTTACGGGGGACGTCCTCATGATAGGCCAGTGCGGAAGGACCGACCTTCCAGGCGGGAGCTCCGGCGATATGTATGGAAGCCTCTTCGACAGGATCATGCCGCTTTCCGATGATCTCATCGTTTATCCCGCCCACGACTACAGGGGGAACATCAATTCCTCCCTGGGCTACGAAAAGGTCAACAATGTCTGTCTCAAGACGCACCGCACCGCTCACGAATTCGAGGAATTCCTGAAAGGCCTCTTCCCGCCGCTTGACGCGAAAACGGGAAAACTCCAATGCGGCCTCAGCAACACGGAACCGGCCCAGTCCGGTGAACTGGGCCCGCTTATGAAAAGCTTCTGCGTCTCCATGGAAAGCATCCTTGCAACACCCCATGGGGAAACGGTCATTCAGACAGAAGATCTCCTGCACAGGATCGAGAAGAAGGAGAGGCTCTTCCTCGTCGATGTCCGCGAGCCCAAAGAGCTCAACGAGACCGGCTTCATCGAGGGCGCCGTCAATATCCCCGTCCGGGAAGTCGCCCTGAGAATAGGTGAATTCCCAAAAGACCTCGACAGCCCTATCGTGGTTTACTGCGCAAGCGGCTCCCGCTCCTCCCACGCCGCGGTCTACCTCAGGGCCTACGGATACCGCAACGCCAGAAACCTCGAATATGGCATCCACGGGTGGACGGACCGGAATTATCCTCTCGTAAAGAGCTAG
- the selD gene encoding selenide, water dikinase SelD produces the protein MDSELTKFVRGGGUASKIGPGDLANILCGIEIPVDEHVIVGIEGFEDAGVYKVTDEIALVQTVDFFTPVVDDPYWFGQIAAANALSDIYAMGATPKTALNLVCFSPKKFDIGILKEIIRGGADKIREAGASLLGGHSVDDEEIKYGLSVTGIVHPDKVLLNVGARPSDILVLTKPLGTGIMNTAIKGKLLDDDTAMGLARVMAALNRAAAEAMLSVDVHACTDVTGFGLAGHLKEMIRESLGVELYAERLPYFAQAVEFAASGLVPGGLYRNRDFYTEHVVATRSDFFYDIIFDPQTSGGLLMALDPHDRVKFEETATRLDVDCHVIGTFLAEPKGKILLR, from the coding sequence GCGTCGAAGATAGGTCCGGGTGACCTGGCGAACATCCTTTGCGGGATAGAGATCCCTGTGGATGAACATGTTATCGTAGGAATTGAAGGCTTTGAGGACGCGGGTGTCTACAAGGTGACGGACGAGATTGCCCTTGTCCAGACGGTGGATTTCTTCACCCCCGTCGTAGATGATCCTTACTGGTTTGGCCAGATAGCCGCGGCGAACGCCTTGAGCGACATCTATGCTATGGGTGCCACGCCAAAGACTGCCCTCAATCTCGTCTGCTTTTCACCTAAGAAGTTCGACATAGGGATCCTGAAGGAGATCATTCGCGGTGGGGCGGACAAGATACGCGAGGCTGGAGCGAGTCTTCTCGGCGGCCACAGCGTTGACGATGAGGAAATCAAATACGGGCTGTCGGTGACGGGAATTGTCCATCCCGACAAGGTGCTTCTCAATGTGGGAGCGAGGCCGTCAGATATTCTTGTCCTCACAAAGCCCCTCGGGACGGGTATCATGAACACCGCCATCAAGGGCAAACTTCTCGACGATGATACTGCCATGGGTCTGGCGAGGGTGATGGCCGCTTTGAACAGGGCCGCAGCCGAGGCAATGCTCTCCGTGGATGTCCACGCCTGCACGGATGTGACGGGTTTCGGCCTTGCGGGACACCTCAAGGAGATGATACGGGAATCCCTCGGCGTCGAACTCTACGCCGAAAGACTTCCCTATTTCGCTCAGGCCGTTGAATTTGCCGCGTCGGGTCTGGTCCCCGGAGGCCTCTACCGGAACAGGGACTTTTACACGGAACACGTGGTCGCCACGCGTTCGGATTTCTTCTATGACATCATATTCGATCCCCAAACATCGGGCGGTCTCCTCATGGCCCTCGACCCCCATGACAGGGTGAAATTCGAGGAAACTGCCACCCGCCTTGACGTGGACTGCCACGTCATAGGTACCTTCCTGGCTGAACCGAAGGGAAAGATTCTGCTGAGATAA